The genomic segment GAACAAGCAGAAGGCAGCGGTGGCGACTGCCCGGAAGATGTTGGTGTCGATCTACCATATGTTAGATCGCGGCGAAGTGTACGATCCACCCGGCGTGACAGCCTAAGCAGCTGATTGCGCGGTTGGTGGCGGTGTGAGCGACAGCTACCGCAATAGGATGTCTTCCGCCTGTCGGTGGTGAGGGAGAATTGGTTCGCCGTCAGTTGGTTTTGTGGCGGGAGAAGCTACTCGGTTAACTGGGCGAAAGAATCAAGCTTCCTGGTTGGCTTGGTTCAGGTAGCAGATTTTCCCATACGTGACTTCAGGAACACGAACACCACCAACCCAACGGGGCGAGCCCCCGGGATCACGCGTTCGCCCGGATCAGGGCGCTATCGAAGCTCGGCTCGACGTTCGTCCCGCTCTCGAACCTTGTCATGGCGATTCCGGGCGTTCGGGCCGTGCTGGAGCGGACGGTCGGCATCGCGCGCGAGCGGTCGCTACCGATGTTTCACCGGCGCAGGTTTGCGGAGTGGTTTTGAGCAGCGGGACGATTCGTGGGTTCCCACGGCTGGGAACGATCGGCGGGCGTTGCTGTTCCAGCGGACCCAAATCGGTGACAGGCCGGGCACGAAGGGTGGGCCACCCAATCCTGTGGAGAAACTCGCCGCGGCGCTGTCCCAACCGGGCTGACTGACCCGCCCCGGTTGGCCCGCTGGGCTGTGACCGGACTACCGGTCGGCGAGGAACCGCCGGAGACTAGTGCGGGGATCGAACCCGAGCGTGCCGTGGTGTTCGACCCCGAACCCTCGACGGCGACCGAGGCTGGTCAGTGCGTCGGTCAGCGCGGCCACATCGACGGGCGCGTGGACCCGGTAGGCGTAGGGCGGGCCCGCCGTGACGTCGATGGTCACCTTCGGACGACCGACGGACCGTCCGTCGTAGATCCTGACGCGCTCGATGTCGGCGTACGCGATCCGGTGGATTCGCTCGGCCATCTCAACGAGCCCCCCAACGCCGGCCTCGCGGTACCGCTTTGCGGCCGCCGCCCCGACTTCGTGGCGCCCGCGGAGGATGCCGGAAAGTGGCGTCAGGTAGCGATACTCCGGTACGACGAGCGTGTCGTCGGTGAACAGCAGGTCCGCCACCCGTAGGGGGAAGGCTCCAGCCATGACGCGATGGACGTGGACATGGACCGCAGGCGGCCGGTCGCTCACGCCGACTCACCGCCTGCGATCCCTCGCCGGAAAAAGAGGAGGCCACCGCCGACGAACAGCACGCCGGCAAGCGTTCCGGTGAGGGCAAGCCAGACGCCGGCGGCGACGCCGGCTACACCGAAAAGTAGCGACAGTGGTCGGCGGATGTCGCCCCTGGCGTGCAGCCACAGTTCGGCGGCGTAGGTCAGGACCATCCCCGCGAGCACGGCCGCGACGACGAGCGCCCGCATCGAGCGGGGGAGCGGTGCCGAACGCACGAGCAGGACGGCCGCGACGCCGCCGGCGTAGATCCACCGGCGGCGGTCGACGATCCGTCGGATCGCGGGCGTCGCCATCAGGGGAGATACCACGCCGATTCGTCGGCCTGGTCGACGGTGTCGCGTTTCGTTCGCTTCCCGCGGACGGACGTTGCGATGACCGCCAGCTCTACGGCGACGAATGCAGCGAACAGCGCATACCCCCCGACGCCGCTGCCGATCACGGCGGGGTCAGTGTCGAACGCCGCCAGGCCGAGGGTATTAGCGAACACGTTGCCGATGAGCAGGACGCTGAAGTAGCCGAAAAAGCCGCTCGCCCACCACTGCGTGACCACTCGAAACCAGCCGGGCTGGGTGTGTTCGGGAAGTCGCCGAGTGTTGACGACGAGCAGGAGGACGGTATATGGCCACATCATTACTCCGGACATCGCTGCGGAGATCACCAGCAGACTGAACGGCTGCTCGATGGCGATCGGGAGCGAGAGGATGACGATTCCCCAGAGGATGAACACCGTCAGCAGCCCCCAGAAGATCCGCGGGAGGCTCCAGCCAGCACCCCGGCCGTACAGCTCGTAGATGACGTCGGCGCTGTTGCGGACGAACGACTCAATGATCGCGTACTCAGTGGTCAAAAGCGCCAGAAACAGCGTCGCGAAGAGGAGTGCGCTGCCGAACGCGCCGACCTGCGGGGCGACCACCTCGGTCCACATGGCGACGCCGTCGTCGGTCGTTCCCTGTGCGTACTCCGCCGCCGTGGCCATCAACATCGTCGCCGCGACGAGCAGGCCGACCACGAACGTCAGGAAGTGTTCGAGCTGTGCGAGCCGCCACCACCCCCGCCACCGGCGCAGGTTTGTCACCGTTGGCGGGAACGTGAAGCCGTCCCGCTGGACCGGTTCGGGATCGTCCCCGACGATAGGGTTCTTGATGCGGCCCTGGTAGCGGCTCATGCCGTAGCCCTTCTCGCGGACCCAGAGGCTCTGTGAGAGGTTCAGGTAGCCGCCGGCCCCAGCGTAGGCGAGTCCACCGAGGAAGACGGCAATGTCGCTTCCGGGCGGGATCGCGCCGACGCTGGCGACGCCCCCAGGGACCTTCGCCAGCTCGTTGACCGACCCGAGCGCCACGAACAGGACGATGGCGAACACGACCGAGAGCGAGACGAGCACGATCTGGAGCCGTTCGACGACGTTGTACATCAGCGGCGTGAGCTGGTAGGTCAGCCAGATGAGCACCATCAGGACGATCCCGAGCAGCCGCCAGGCGTCGAGTTGCACCGCCCCCAAGTCGAGCACCAGCGATTCGATCCCGAGGCCGATCGCCCCGATGTTGGCGGCACTCGCGGCCCAGCCCGGCCAGCCGAGGCTGATGAATCCCAACACGAGGAAGGAGAGCGGCCAGAGGCGATGGAGTCGTTCGAATCCCCGGAAGATCGACTCGCTCGTAGCAAGCGTCCAGCGCTGGATCTCCGTGTTCACGAAAAACTGCGTGAGGACGCCGATGAAGAACGCCCAGTAGAGCACCCAGCCGTGCTGGGCGATCAACACTGGCCAGAACAAGGTCTCGCCGCTCCCGAGCGACGCGCCGAGCATGATCGCGCTCGGGCCGAGGACGTGCGATAGCTTCGGGACGCGGGGGAGGTCGAGTACTCGGTAGCCGCCCTCGTCGCGCCCGCGGTCCGGATACGCCTCGGTCTCCGGCGCGACGTCGAGATTATCGTAGGCCGTTGGGACATAGGAGCTCGCGCGGTAGACGCGTCCCTCGTCTTCTGAGGCGTAGACATCGCCGTCGCTCACCATCCGTCGGTCGTCGCTCATAGGTGTTGTTCACAGCCGAGACGCCGGCTCGTGATTCTCACGTGGCCTGTATCACAGAACACCGGCAATAAAGCGTTCGTTCATATGTAGTACATTGTCGATGCAATTCCATCCTGCGATTCTATCGGCTCTCCAGTGAATTGAGATCCGTCCTGAGAACTACTCTGTGTTCTGATTGCTGCACACACTCTAGTCGGGGAAGCTCTATCAATAATCTCTCATAAATGAGCGGGAAGCGTTTATCCCCCGAGGAAGTGCCAGATGTGGCCGCGTTCCTCCGGCGGATCGACGCCCGGAAGCTGGGCCAGCGCCGGTTGGATAGCGTTCCACCAGCCCTCGGCGGTCTCGTACTCGGCAGGGTACTCCGAGAACACCTCTTGGAGGAAATCCGATTTCTTAGCCTCCGGGTGCTCCTGCAGATACTCGTAGGCGGCACGGAGGGCGGCCTGACGCGATTCCAGCGTCTTGCCGGTGCCGGGGAGGTCGACATCCTCAACCGGCGGTTCGGCGGACGGCTCGGCCAGCACCCCGTCGGGGGGTTCCGCGATGGGAACCCACCACACCCGGCTGCGGGAACCGACCTTCCGCGTGTCGAGGGTCCCCCGGTCGACGAGCTCGTTGAGCTTGTTGTGGGCCGTGCGGCGGGAGCATCCGACAGTCTGAATGACGTCGCTTGCCGTCACCGGCCGTGCGTGGTCGTCGCGGCCCTCGAAGACCGAAAGCACGGCGTCGAGCGGGATGCGATCAGCGTGGCGGGCGTCTCCCTTCACTTCGCGCCCTCGGACCATATACCCTCAATGTGGACGAACCGTCAAAGGGTTGTTGACCGAGCTACCGGCGTCGCGTTTCCGTGAACTCCGGAACCACCTCAATACGTGTGGATCGGCGTCTCATACGAGTGTACCAGCTCTTGCACACGTGTGCACGGCCAGTGCATACGTGTGTATGCCGTCAATCCGCCCGCATGGACGCTGTTCGAACCGATGGCGCGATCGTTCCCGTCCCGTCGTCCCGCCGCCGAGAACCGCGGACGCGCGAGAGAGAACACCGAAGCAGGCGGTCCGAATCGGATCCGATAGCCGGCCGAATCGAGGCGATACGAATGAGAACACACCGAAAACCGAGGCGTACCGACGGGTCCGGCTCCCGCAGGGAACAATATCTGTGGGACCGATGACTGACTTCTACCAAAAGTATAAGTGACGCCGTTTCTGTTCTATTTTCATGCCAGACTCGATCGGGATGGCAGCCAGACCGGCATCGACAGGTGGACGTACAGTAGATCCGGGAGTCTCACGGCGACGCTCCTGTGTAGACTGCAGGAATATCATGTTAACACCGAGCAATCGATGTAGAATGATGGCCAGTATGGCGAGAAATCGGGTGGTTCAGGAGTTGATCAGTCACTCATTCGATTGGTTCCACTACGCTACAGAAAAACGACGAGGGGAGAAGACTCGCCATGGCTGATTTGGCACTCGTCTCGTTAGCGCTGCTGCCGCTGGTGGCGATCACTGTGCTCATGGTGATTCTCTACCAGCCGGCGACGCGCACCATGCCGATCGCGTGGGTGATCGCCATCGCCGTCGGGTATGTCGGCTGGAATATGTCGCCGGAACTGATCGCGGCCGCATCAATCGCCGGCGTCTTCACAGCCACCGAGATTCTGTGGATCGTCTTCGGCGCGATACTGCTGTTGTATACACTGAAGCAGTCCGGCGCGTTCGACGTCATCAACGCCGGTTTCTCCTCGATCAGCGACGACCGGCGTGTTCAGGTTGTATTGCTCGTTTTCCTCATGGGCTCGTTCATCGAGGGTGCGGCTGGCTTCGGCACGCCTGCGGCCATCGTCGGCCCACTGCTGGTAGGCCTCGGCTTCCCGCCGTTGGCGGCGGTGGTCGTCGCGCTCACGGGCAACCTGATGGCGATTACCTTCGGCGCGGTCGGGACGCCGCTCATCATTGGTCTCGAAGAGGTCTTCAGCCAGAACACCGCGATCCAGTCTACGATACAGGATCAGGGATTAACCGTTACCGAGTACGTCGCAGATGTCGCCATCTGGGCGGCGTCCATCCATGCGGTCGTCGGCATCGTGCTCCCCTTTATTAGCGTGGCAATGATGACGCGCTTTTTTGGCGAGGAGCGCTCGATCAGGCCGGCGCTGGAGGTACTGCCGCTGACGCTGTTCGCGTGGGCCTCCTTTGCCGTCCCGTACTGGGCGACCGCATACTTCTTAGGACCGACCTTCCCTGCGTTGTTGGGCGCGATGGTCGGATTGTTCGTTACAGCAACGACGCTTCGGGCCGGTTACCTGCTTCCGGACGACGAGTGGGACTTCAGTCCCCGGGAGAGCTGGCCGGACCACTGGGTCGGCGATATCGAGCCCGGTGAGAGCACCAGGGGCGGGCAGACGGTTGCAGCCGATGGCGGAACCGTCGAAACCAGCCCGAATCGGAGGATGTCGCTCGGGATGGCGTGGCTCCCGTACGTCCTGACCGCCGCGTTGCTCGTCGCAACACGGGTCTGGGACCCACTGCAAACATTCCTGACATCAAATATGATAATAGCGTGGAACGACATTTTCGGGACGGGGCTTGACGGATCGTTCCGGACGCTGTACCTTCCCGGTGCGATTTTCGTCTTTGTGAGTATCCTGACCTACGGGCTCCACGGAATGGACACCGAAGAGATCACTGCCTCCTGGAAGGAAACGGTCCAGAAGATCCTGCCGGCGGTGATCGCGCTGTGGTTTGCGGTTGCGACGGTCCAGGTCATGATCAACTCCGGGCAGGCCGGGGAACTCGACAGTATGCTCGTGATCCTTTCGGACCTGACGGCAAACGCCGCAGGTGCGATTTATCCATTCTTCGCCGCGCTCGTGGGCGCATTCGGTGCGTTCATCGCGGGGTCGAACACGGTCAGTGACATCCTCTTCGGGACGTTCCAGTTCACCGCCGCGCAAAACATCGGCGTGCCGACTCAGATCGTCGTCGGTG from the Halococcus salifodinae DSM 8989 genome contains:
- a CDS encoding Nramp family divalent metal transporter, which gives rise to MSDDRRMVSDGDVYASEDEGRVYRASSYVPTAYDNLDVAPETEAYPDRGRDEGGYRVLDLPRVPKLSHVLGPSAIMLGASLGSGETLFWPVLIAQHGWVLYWAFFIGVLTQFFVNTEIQRWTLATSESIFRGFERLHRLWPLSFLVLGFISLGWPGWAASAANIGAIGLGIESLVLDLGAVQLDAWRLLGIVLMVLIWLTYQLTPLMYNVVERLQIVLVSLSVVFAIVLFVALGSVNELAKVPGGVASVGAIPPGSDIAVFLGGLAYAGAGGYLNLSQSLWVREKGYGMSRYQGRIKNPIVGDDPEPVQRDGFTFPPTVTNLRRWRGWWRLAQLEHFLTFVVGLLVAATMLMATAAEYAQGTTDDGVAMWTEVVAPQVGAFGSALLFATLFLALLTTEYAIIESFVRNSADVIYELYGRGAGWSLPRIFWGLLTVFILWGIVILSLPIAIEQPFSLLVISAAMSGVMMWPYTVLLLVVNTRRLPEHTQPGWFRVVTQWWASGFFGYFSVLLIGNVFANTLGLAAFDTDPAVIGSGVGGYALFAAFVAVELAVIATSVRGKRTKRDTVDQADESAWYLP
- a CDS encoding helix-turn-helix transcriptional regulator; this encodes MVRGREVKGDARHADRIPLDAVLSVFEGRDDHARPVTASDVIQTVGCSRRTAHNKLNELVDRGTLDTRKVGSRSRVWWVPIAEPPDGVLAEPSAEPPVEDVDLPGTGKTLESRQAALRAAYEYLQEHPEAKKSDFLQEVFSEYPAEYETAEGWWNAIQPALAQLPGVDPPEERGHIWHFLGG
- a CDS encoding L-lactate permease codes for the protein MADLALVSLALLPLVAITVLMVILYQPATRTMPIAWVIAIAVGYVGWNMSPELIAAASIAGVFTATEILWIVFGAILLLYTLKQSGAFDVINAGFSSISDDRRVQVVLLVFLMGSFIEGAAGFGTPAAIVGPLLVGLGFPPLAAVVVALTGNLMAITFGAVGTPLIIGLEEVFSQNTAIQSTIQDQGLTVTEYVADVAIWAASIHAVVGIVLPFISVAMMTRFFGEERSIRPALEVLPLTLFAWASFAVPYWATAYFLGPTFPALLGAMVGLFVTATTLRAGYLLPDDEWDFSPRESWPDHWVGDIEPGESTRGGQTVAADGGTVETSPNRRMSLGMAWLPYVLTAALLVATRVWDPLQTFLTSNMIIAWNDIFGTGLDGSFRTLYLPGAIFVFVSILTYGLHGMDTEEITASWKETVQKILPAVIALWFAVATVQVMINSGQAGELDSMLVILSDLTANAAGAIYPFFAALVGAFGAFIAGSNTVSDILFGTFQFTAAQNIGVPTQIVVGAQAVGGAIGNLIAIHNVVAALAVVGLVGEEGRVIRLELIPLAYYATATGLLTLLFGYIVAPGAF